The following are encoded together in the Chaetodon auriga isolate fChaAug3 chromosome 4, fChaAug3.hap1, whole genome shotgun sequence genome:
- the grap2b gene encoding GRB2-related adapter protein 2b encodes MEATAKYDFEATVDDELSFRRGEQLKILQTTGNWYKAELNGVEGFVPQNFINIYLPSWYQEDLSRSDAQEKLMSQSVGDFLIRGSKNAAPGDFSISVRHATDVQHFKVMRDSRGQYYLWSERFPSLNKLVEHYKEHSISKQTEIFLRETQQQRRDDFSPLPIPPLSGCPLPPAPAPAPAPATAPRQHKASSTMQVRALYSFHAEEKDELEFNVGDIIKVLDCSDRAWWKGQLRGKTGLFPSNYTQPI; translated from the exons ATGGAGGCTACGGCCAAGTATGACTTTGAAGCTACTGTTGATGATGAGCTCAGCTTCAGAAGGGGAGAGCAACTGAAG ATTCTGCAGACCACTGGCAACTGGTACAAAGCAGAACTCAATGGAGTGGAGGGGTTTGTACCCCAAAACTTCATTAACATCTATCTGCCCAG CTGGTACCAGGAGGACCTCAGCCGCAGCGACGCTCAGGAGAAGCTGATGTCACAGTCGGTGGGAGACTTCCTCATACGGGGCAGCAAAAACGCAGCCCCGGGTgacttctccatctctgtcag ACATGCAACAGATGTGCAGCACTTCAAAGTGATGCGGGACAGCAGAGGGCAGTATTATCTCTGGTCAGAAAGGTTTCCCTCTCTCAACAAGCTGGTGGAACATTACAAAGAGCACTCCATCTCCAAGCAGACTGAGATATTCCTACGAGAGACACAGCAG CAAAGGCGAGACGATTTCTCACCTCTTCCCATTCCTCCACTCTCCGGCTGTCCACTCCCACCTGCCcctgcacctgcacctgcacctgcaACTGCACCGCGACAG CACAAAGCCTCCTCCACGATGCAGGTCAGAGCTCTGTACAGCTTCCACGCCGAGGAGAAGGACGAGCTGGAGTTCAACGTCGGCGATATCATCAAGGTTCTGGATTGCTCCGACCGGGCCTGGTGGAAAGGCCAGCTGAGGGGCAAGACAGGCCTGTTCCCCTCCAACTACACCCAACCCATCTGA